Proteins co-encoded in one Bradyrhizobium sp. 170 genomic window:
- a CDS encoding VOC family protein, translating to MRIYVMSVLVDDQAKALSFYTEKLGFIVKHDIPMGAHRWLTVVSKEAPEGTELLLEPSEHPAAGPFKSALVNDGIPAVSFKVDDLKKEFERLRQLGVEFTVEPMDAGTVRMAVFDDTCGNLIQLVEMIEGK from the coding sequence ATGAGGATCTATGTCATGAGCGTTTTGGTTGACGATCAGGCCAAAGCCTTGAGTTTCTACACGGAGAAGCTGGGCTTCATCGTCAAGCACGATATCCCGATGGGCGCGCATCGCTGGTTGACCGTCGTGTCGAAGGAGGCACCGGAAGGAACCGAGCTCCTGCTCGAGCCGAGCGAGCACCCTGCCGCCGGGCCATTCAAATCTGCGCTCGTGAACGATGGGATTCCTGCCGTGTCCTTCAAAGTGGATGACCTCAAGAAGGAGTTCGAGAGATTGCGCCAGCTTGGTGTCGAATTCACAGTCGAGCCGATGGACGCAGGCACGGTCAGAATGGCCGTCTTTGATGATACATGCGGCAATCTCATTCAGCTCGTCGAAATGATCGAAGGAAAGTAA
- a CDS encoding helix-turn-helix domain-containing protein: MLFGVDDDQLDNVFKALGDPLRRRILDRLAKRPGQSLFEICASSFAEDGRSLSRQTISQHLDMLEKAGLVQTHWSGRTKMHTFDNAPLRKAAAAWLNKHLKKGSAT; encoded by the coding sequence ATGTTATTTGGCGTGGACGACGACCAGCTCGACAATGTCTTCAAGGCGCTCGGTGATCCCTTGCGCCGGCGCATCCTTGATCGCCTGGCGAAGCGTCCCGGGCAGTCGTTGTTTGAGATCTGCGCTTCGTCGTTTGCAGAGGATGGCAGAAGCCTGTCGCGACAAACGATCTCGCAGCACCTCGACATGCTGGAGAAGGCTGGACTTGTCCAGACGCATTGGAGCGGGCGCACCAAAATGCACACCTTCGACAATGCGCCCCTGCGAAAGGCAGCCGCTGCCTGGCTCAACAAGCATCTGAAAAAAGGGAGTGCGACATGA